In Musa acuminata AAA Group cultivar baxijiao chromosome BXJ3-11, Cavendish_Baxijiao_AAA, whole genome shotgun sequence, one DNA window encodes the following:
- the LOC135652276 gene encoding arogenate dehydratase 2-like, producing MALTVPHYVDAGRPAAAAAVAIASVISRKRGSFTRTIVVRASANFKQNKQQHEQQIRQGRSQDVRSPCPSSPLRTADEVASDFGREIALANLERLFRQQAAGGDRPPANCGSSDRPVRVAYQGSRGSYCQEATARAFPSSSACEVFPCVHMEEAFAVLEDRSADRAVVPAENSLDGPIDRNLDLLLRHPGIRILAELVLPVNHCLLSLPGAPRSSLRRIISHPQALSHCRRNLEALDLEVDEAWCAADAARFVAENRVADTAVIGSQMAAREFGLRILVSNFQDHHQGGNFNRFLQLGLSASQTQGFAGGGAARKTTVAFSLEGGASDLFRAMWIFESRGVRVTRVDHRPNRAKPLRVVDRGIDGLGKATYMDYVFVLDVEGSLLDPGVEAALARLEEIAPFARVLGSYTSTCHSH from the coding sequence ATGGCGCTTACAGTACCTCATTACGTAGATGCAGGAcgtcctgctgctgctgcagctgttGCTATTGCCAGCGTTATTAGCAGAAAGAGAGGATCGTTTACTCGTACTATCGTCGTCAGAGCTTCAGCCAACTTCAAGCAAAACAAGCAGCAGCACGAACAACAGATACGGCAGGGAAGGAGTCAAGATGTACGCAGCCCTTGTCCCTCCTCGCCTCTGAGAACGGCCGACGAGGTGGCTTCAGACTTCGGCCGCGAGATCGCCTTAGCCAACCTCGAGCGCCTGTTCCGGCAGCAGGCCGCAGGGGGTGACCGCCCGCCCGCCAACTGCGGATCTTCCGACCGCCCTGTCCGCGTGGCCTACCAGGGCTCCCGCGGCTCCTACTGCCAGGAGGCCACCGCCAGGGCCTTCCCTTCCTCCTCTGCCTGCGAGGTCTTCCCCTGTGTCCACATGGAGGAGGCCTTCGCCGTCCTCGAGGACCGCTCCGCCGACCGGGCCGTGGTGCCCGCGGAGAACTCCCTCGACGGGCCCATCGACCGCAACCTCGATCTCCTCCTCCGCCACCCGGGCATCCGCATCCTGGCTGAGCTCGTCCTCCCGGTCAACCACTGCCTGCTCTCCCTCCCTGGAGCGCCCAGGTCCAGCCTCCGCCGTATCATCAGCCATCCGCAGGCCCTGTCCCACTGCCGCCGAAACCTGGAAGCCCTCGACCTGGAGGTCGACGAGGCCTGGTGCGCCGCTGACGCCGCCCGCTTCGTGGCGGAGAACCGGGTGGCAGACACCGCAGTCATCGGGAGCCAGATGGCCGCCCGGGAGTTCGGCCTACGGATCCTCGTGTCCAACTTCCAGGATCACCACCAGGGCGGCAACTTCAACCGCTTCCTTCAGCTCGGGCTATCTGCAAGCCAAACCCAGGGGTTCGCCGGAGGAGGAGCGGCGCGCAAGACCACAGTGGCCTTCTCCCTGGAGGGAGGGGCGTCGGACCTGTTCCGGGCGATGTGGATCTTCGAGAGCCGGGGCGTGAGGGTGACGCGCGTCGACCACCGGCCCAACCGTGCGAAGCCGCTCCGGGTGGTGGACAGAGGCATCGACGGGCTGGGGAAGGCGACCTACATGGACTACGTCTTCGTCTTGGACGTCGAAGGCAGCTTGTTGGACCCCGGCGTCGAGGCCGCGCTCGCACGGTTGGAGGAGATCGCCCCCTTCGCACGTGTGCTGGGAAGCTACACGTCCACGTGCCACTCGCACTGA